GTGATACCCGGTCCGTTCTGCCCGATGCAGACTCCGTGGCGATCCGAAACGCGGGAGTAGCCATCGGCCATATGGGCCGCATTCTGTTCGTGGGCGACGGAGATGAAGCGGATGCCCGCTCCGGGAAACAGATCGAGCGCATCCATGTAGGCCGAGCCCACGATGCCAAATACATCCTTCACACCATGCGCCACGAGTGTTTCGACAAAGGCTTCGCTCGCACTTATCCGGGGCATCGTCACCCTCCTGTATTCCGGTCTATTCTTGGTTTCGGGTGCTGGTTTCCGGTCTTGTCCTGGACCGTGCAGAATCAGCGGTCCCGGCTCCGAGCGGACCCGGGACATCCCGGCACTCGGATCGACGAGTTCGTCTATGATGCTGGCATCGTACAACAACGAGGCTCGTCCGTTGGACGATAGCTTGCCCCGATGCCAGGCGAAGCCAGGAGTAGGCCCATGACCGATCGCGAAGCCGAGCTGAACGCACTCGACGTGGAATGTCTCTGGCATCCTCTCACCCAGCACAGGGACATCGAGTCCGCCCCGCCCAGGCTCATCGAACGCGCTCAGGGATCGCTCCTTTTCGATGCCAGTGGGAATCAGTGCTTGGATGGGGTCTCGGGACTTTGGTGCGTCAATATTGGCCACGGACGCGAAGAACTGGCGGATGTCGCACGGGAGCAGATGGCCGCACTCGCCTACGTCCCGATGACCATGAGCCACGAACCCGCCGTCCGCCTGGCTGCGAAACTAGTCGAACTGCTCGGCTATCCCGGCAAGGTCTACTTTTCGAATAGCGGATCCGAAGCCAACGAAGCGGCGTTCAAGATCGCGCGTCAGTATCAAGCCCAACGCAGCGGCGGTACTTCCGATCGCTTCAAGATTATCGCCCGCACCCGCGGCTATCATGGAAACACCCTGGGGGCCCTCAGCGCCACCGGTCAGCAGCAACGCCGAGCCGGTTACGAACCCCTGGCTCCCGGATTCGTCTTCACCGACGCACCCGATCCGTATCGCGACACGGGCGACTGCGCGGAGAAACTCGAACAGACCATCCTGCAAGAAGGTGCGGATAGCGTCGCCGCATTCATCATGGAGCCCATCATCGCCGGAGGCGGCATCCTCGTTCCGCCCGACGACTATCTGCCGCGAGTTCGCGAGATCTGCGATCGCCACGGAGTCCTGCTCATCCTCGACGAGGTGGTGACGGGTTTCGGCCGAACGGGAAAGATGTTCGCCCACCAGCACTGGGGCGTGGAAGCCGACATCATCACCTTCGCCAAGGGTATAGCCAGCGGTTACATGCCACTGGCCGCGACCGTCGTGCGTCAAGAGATATTCCAGGCCTTTGAGGGAGAAGTCGAGAGCGGTCGGCACTTCCGCCACGTGAATACCTACGGCGGACATCCCGTCGCCACGGCGGTGGGTTTGCGCAACCTCGAGATCATCGAGCGCGAACAGCTCGTCGAACGGGCGAGTGTGATGGGCAAATCCATCTTGTCGAAACTGCAACGACTCGCGAAACACCCCTGCATCGGAGACATTCGCGGCAAGGGTCTTTTGATCGGGATCGAACTCGTCACCGACCAACAGAGCAAGCAACCGGCGGAAAGCAGCACAATCGCCGCGATCCTCTCCTTCTGCGCTGAAAGAGGTCTGATCATCGGACGAACGGCGCAGACGACCCCGGGATTGATGAACGTACTGATCCTGGCACCGCCCTTCGTTCTGAGCGAATCGGAAGCGGACTTCCTGGTGGACACCGCGGAAGCGGCGATTGAACACGTGTGCGGTGCCCGCGATCGAGCCGGCGATTGAACACTCTGGTCGTCAACTGCGGCAGTTCATCTCTGAAGATCCGCCTTTTCGATGACGAGCACGCTGTGCTGGCGAACGGCATCGCAGAACCACTTGGCCGGGCCGACACCGAACTGCGCTGCCAGGCGGGAAGTCAGCAGACCGCGCAGCGACTGGAAGACGCGACCCACGAAGGGGCTTTCGAAGCGCTCTGCAAAGCCTTGCTCGAACTCTCTGCCGGGTCCGCCGATATCGGAGCCGTCGGGCACAGGGTCGTCCACGGGGGAGAGCGCTTTCGCAAAGCCGTGCTCATCGACGAGCGCATCGAACGCGAGATCGAAGCCCTTGCACCTCTGGCGCCTCTGCACAATCCGCTGTGCCTGCAGGGAATCCGCGCAGCTCGCAAGCATTTCCCCGATGCGAGCCACGTGGCGGTCTTCGATACGGCCTTCCACCAGACCTTGCCAGAAGAAGCCTTTCTATACGCCCTCCCGTACGAGTTCTATACCCGGGATCGGATTCGTCGCTACGGATTCCACGGCAGTTCTCACCGTTCCGTGTCCGAGCGGGCGATCGAGTTACTCGGCCCGGAAAGTCACCGTTCGCGCATCATCACCTGCCACCTCGGCGCCGGCTGCTCGACCGCTGCGGTGCGAGACGGCCGTTCGGTCGACACTTCGATGGGAATGACCCCACTCGAAGGGCTCGTGATGGCCACGCGCTCTGGAGATCTCGATCCCGGGATCCCTGCCTTTTTGCAGGAGCAAGGCGATAGAAGTGCGCGAGAGGTCGAAGACCTCTTGCAGCACAAGAGCGGCCTACTCGGTATCTCGGGACTCTCGGGGGATATTCGCGAACTCACGCGGGAAGCCGAGGCGGGCCACGCCAGAGCGGAACTGGCTCTTCGAGTATTTGCACATCGCGTCCGCAAGTACATCGGCGCC
This genomic window from bacterium contains:
- a CDS encoding aminotransferase class III-fold pyridoxal phosphate-dependent enzyme; this translates as MTDREAELNALDVECLWHPLTQHRDIESAPPRLIERAQGSLLFDASGNQCLDGVSGLWCVNIGHGREELADVAREQMAALAYVPMTMSHEPAVRLAAKLVELLGYPGKVYFSNSGSEANEAAFKIARQYQAQRSGGTSDRFKIIARTRGYHGNTLGALSATGQQQRRAGYEPLAPGFVFTDAPDPYRDTGDCAEKLEQTILQEGADSVAAFIMEPIIAGGGILVPPDDYLPRVREICDRHGVLLILDEVVTGFGRTGKMFAHQHWGVEADIITFAKGIASGYMPLAATVVRQEIFQAFEGEVESGRHFRHVNTYGGHPVATAVGLRNLEIIEREQLVERASVMGKSILSKLQRLAKHPCIGDIRGKGLLIGIELVTDQQSKQPAESSTIAAILSFCAERGLIIGRTAQTTPGLMNVLILAPPFVLSESEADFLVDTAEAAIEHVCGARDRAGD
- a CDS encoding acetate kinase, giving the protein MNTLVVNCGSSSLKIRLFDDEHAVLANGIAEPLGRADTELRCQAGSQQTAQRLEDATHEGAFEALCKALLELSAGSADIGAVGHRVVHGGERFRKAVLIDERIEREIEALAPLAPLHNPLCLQGIRAARKHFPDASHVAVFDTAFHQTLPEEAFLYALPYEFYTRDRIRRYGFHGSSHRSVSERAIELLGPESHRSRIITCHLGAGCSTAAVRDGRSVDTSMGMTPLEGLVMATRSGDLDPGIPAFLQEQGDRSAREVEDLLQHKSGLLGISGLSGDIRELTREAEAGHARAELALRVFAHRVRKYIGAHLTVLGGADAIVFTGGAGENSPSLRNRISSGLEELGIEIDPRANETGAGSDRMISTEGSRVAIFVIASNEELAIARDTQDVVRNSRSEEQRS